The window TGCCGCTCACCACAAGGCCAGCCCCTTGTGGTGAGCGGGCCTGTGGCGAGCGGGCTTGCCCGCGCTCGGCGGCAAAGCCGCCGTAAAATCAGACATCTCGTTCTACCTGACACAGCGCGCTTGCTGGTTTTAGGGGCGCTTCGCGCCCCAGCGCGGGCAAGCCCGCTCGCCACAAAAGCCCGTCTACCACAAAGATGCGCCAGTCGTTAAGCCTTTACGGCCAATGGTGCCCGCTCACAGAGCGTGTTCAGCGCCGCCGCCCACTGCGGATCGTCGTTCAGGCACGGTACCAGCACCAACTCCTCGCCTCCCGCCTCGATGAACTGCTCGCGCCCACGATCCCCGATCTCCTCCAGGGTCTCGATGCAGTCGGCGACGAATGCCGGGCACATCACCAGCAGTTTCTTCACCCCGGCCTTGGCCAACTCATCCAGACGCGCCTCGGTGTAGGGCTCGATCCACTTCGCCCGCCCCAACCGGGACTGGAACGACACCGACCACTGCCCCTCGGACAACCCCATGTGCTCGGCGAACGCCGCTGCCGTGCGCAGGCATTGGGCCCGATAGCAGGTGGCAAGTACCGCAGGCGAAGCGTTGCGGCAGCAGTCCGCATCCTTGAGGCAATGGCTGCCGGTGGGATCGAGCTTGGTCAGGTGGCGCTCCGGCAAACCATGGAAGCTCAGCAGCAGGTGATCGAAGCCCTGCTCCAGATGCGGCCTGGTACTGGCGACCAGGGCTTCGATGTACTCCGGCTGGTCGTAGAACGGCTGCAGGATGGAGAACTGCACATCCAGGTTTCGCTCCCTGACCACCCGCCGTGCCTCCTCGATCACCGTGGTCACGGTGCTGTCGGCAAATTGCGGATACAACGGCGCCAGCGTCACCTTGCGGATGCCCTGTGCCGCCAACCGGGCCAGCGTCGACTCGATCGACGGCTCGCCATAACGCATTGCCAGCTCCACCGGGCCCTGGCGCCACTGCTCGGTCATGCGTTGCTGCAGGCGACGGCTCAGCACCACCAGCGGCGAACCCTCGTCCCACCAGATCGAGGCATAGGCATGCGCCGACTGCTCGGGTCGCTTGATCAGGATCAGCGATACCAGCAAACGCCGAACCGGCCAGGGCAGGTCGATCACGTACGGGTCCATCAGAAACTGATTGAGATAACTGCGCACGTCGGCCACCGAGGTGGAAGCCGGCGAGCCCAGGTTGACCAGTAGCAACGCGTGATCAGTCATGCAATGTCCTATGTCAAAGGCGGCCCGACAGATCGTCGAGGGCCGCGGGCAGATCGGTAAACTGAAACTCGAACCCCGCCGCCAGCAGGCGCTTGGGCATCGCACGCTGGCCACCGAGCAGCAACTGCGACAATTCGCCGAGGCCGACTCGCAATACCAGGCCCGGCAACGGGATCAGTGCCGGGCGACGCAACACCCGGCCCAGTGCCCTGGCGAAGTCACGGTTGCGCACCGGCTTGGGGGCGCAGGCATTATAGGGACCGCTGGCATCACTGCGGTGCAGAAGAAAATCAATCAGGGCGATTTGATCGCGCAGATGAATCCACGGCATCCACTGCCGACCGTTGCCGATCGGGCCTCCCAGGCACAATTTGAACGGCAGCAGCAGGCGCGACAAAAAGCCGCCCTCGGCCGCCAGCACCAATCCCGTTCGCAGCAACACCACGCGCATGCCCAGGGCCTGCGCGCGCAAGGCGGTCTCTTCCCAGGCGATACAGAGCTGGCTGGCGAAATCCTCGCTGACCGGTGGTGAATCCTCTGTCAGCTCACGCTCGCCACCATCGCCGTACCAACCCACCGCCGAACCGGAAATCAGCACGGCCGGACGTTGTTCGAGACCCTCGAGCCAGGCCAGCAGAGTTTCGGTCAGCTGGATCCGGCTGCTCCAGAGCAACGCCTTGCGCCGGTGTGTCCAGGGCCGCTCGGCAATCGGTGCACCGGCCAGGTTGACCACCGCGTCCAGCGGCTCCCCGGCCAGATCCTCCAGATGCCGCACGCCACGCACCTGCGCTCCGCAAAGACGAGCGACCTCTTCGGGACGCCGACTCCAGACCGTCAGGCGATGCCCCTGCGCCAGCCAGTGCTCGCACAACCGCCGCCCGATCAAACCAGTACCGCCTGTCAGCAATATGTGCATGAAAGCGTCCTCGCGTAACGTTTTGCCAAGAGCGTTAGTCTACTTTTATAGGCAGGGCTCTTTTCTTCTCGACTGATTTAACAATAGGACAGCTTCAGACGACAGGAACGTCGCGACTTATACCTAAAATTAGGATTGTACAGGTTTTACCGACGGCGTAGTCTGTGCAAACAGGTAACGAGGTCCCTATGACTGTACCTATCGCAATAATCGGTGCCGGTATCGCCGGACTGTCAGCCGCTCGCGCACTCCACGACGCCGGGCACGCCATTGAATTGTTCGACAAGAGCCGCGGCAGCGGCGGGCGCATGTCGAGCAAGCGCAGCGACGCCGGGTCGCTGGACATGGGCGCCCAGTACTTCACCGCACGCGACCGCCGCTTCGTCAACGAGGTGCAACGCTGGCAGGGCCAGGGCTGGGTCGCCGAGTGGGATCCCAAGCTCTACACCTGGCAGAACGGCCAGCTCAACCTCTCGCCGGACGAGCAGACCCGCTGGGTCGGCAGCCCGCGCATGAGCGCCATCACCCGCGGCCTGCTCGGAGAGCTGCACAGCCATTTCAGCTGCCGGATCACCGAGGTCTTCCGCGGCGAACAGCACTGGCACCTGCAGGATGCCGAAGGCGGCACCCACGGCCCGTTCAGCCATGTCGTCATTGCCACGCCGGCCCCCCAGGCGACGGCGCTGCTCGCCGCCGCGCCGAAACTGGCCGGGGCCGCCGCCGGCGTGCAGATGGAGCCGACCTGGGCCGTCGCGCTGGCCTTCGAAAACGCGCTGGATACGCCCATGGAAGGCTGCTTCGTGCAGGACAGCCCGCTCGACTGGCTGGCCCGCAACCGCAGCAAGCCGGGGCGCGACAGCCACCTCGACACCTGGGTCCTGCATGCCACCAGCAGTTGGAGCAAGCAGCACCTGGACCTGTCCAAGGAAGCGGTGATCGAACAGTTGCACGGGGCTTTCGCCGAACTGCTGCACATCACCATGCCGGCGCCAGCCTTCACCCTCGCCCACCGCTGGCTCTATGCCCGACCGGCCGGCGCACGCGAATGGGGAGCCCTGGCCGACGCCGACCTGGGCCTGTACGTATGTGGCGACTGGTGCATGTCCGGCCGGGTCGAAGGCGCCTGGCTCAGCGGCCAGGAAGCGGCACGCCGGCTGCTGGAACACCTGGCGTGAATCGCATCAACCCGCGCAAGCTGCTGCTGTCGAAATGGACAGCAGCCCACCCGCAACACCGGGAGAAGCACTTCCTGGTCACCGAGCTGTTCCATGATGAAACCGGCACCTTGGTGCTGGAACTCGAACTGCAAGCGGTACTGACCCGACGCAACCAGCGCATCCCCTGGCAACACCTGCAGGACGCCGAACGATGGCGCATGGGCTGGCAATAAGCCGGCCATGGCAAACCTGTACAAAGAATTTGACTTGTACAAGATAGAACCTATGATGAGACTTAGTTGTACAAGAATTCGTCCTTGTACAAGTAAATCGTCGAGGTTCTGCAATGTCCACACCCAGCCCTTCTTCCCCCAAGCCGAAGCTCGCCATCAGCGCCTGCCTGATGGGCGACGAAGTGCGCTACAACGGCGGACACAAGGAGTCGCGGTTGTGCAGTCGGATTCTCAGCGAGCACTTCGACTTTGTTCCCGTCTGCCCGGAAATGGCGATCGGCCTCGGAACACCCCGCGAGCCCATCCGCCTGGTCGGTGACCCCGCGCAACCCAGAGCCGTGGGCACGGTTCACCCGGACAACGACGTCAGCCAGGCGCTGCTCGACTACGGCACACGCATGGCCGGCCAGCTGACCGATATCTGCGGCTACATCTTCATGCAGAAATCGCCGTCCTGCGGACTGGAACGGGTCAAGGTCTACCAGGATCACGGACGCCCCGCCGAGCATGCCGGTCGTGGCCTGTTCGCCGCAGCCTTCTGTGCCCTGCACCCCGACCTGCCGGTGGAGGAAGAGGGACGCCTGAACGACCCGGTACTGCGCGAGAACTTCCTGATCCGGGTATTCGCCTACGCCGACTGGCAGCAACTGCTCGCCGCCGGCCTGAGCCGTCGCGCCCTGACCGACTTCCACTCGCGCCACAAGTACCTGCTGATGGCCCACAACCCGATGCAGTACAAGGTCCTCGGCCATCTGCTGGGCAGCATGGGCAAGTCCGATCCGAACGAGGTCGGCCCGCGCTATTTCAGCCAACTGATGGCCGCGCTGAAGAAATGCGCCACCCGCCGTACCCACACCAATGTCCTGCAGCACCTCAGTGGCTACCTGAAGCATTCCCTCAGTACCGAGGACAAGCAGGAAATGCAGCAGGTCATCGGCCAGTACCGCCTCGGCATCATCCCGCTGGTGGTACCGCTGACCTTGCTCAAGCATCACTTTCGCCAGCACCCCGATCCCTACGTGGGGCTGCAGGTCTACCTGCAACCCCATCCGGAAAACCTCAGCCTGCGCAACTCGATCTGATCATGTCCAGACCCCTTGCCGAGGACGATGAGTCCTCCCCCGATTACGTCAGCGCCCTGGCCGCCGGCTGGTTGCCGATTCGCGAAGTCGCCCGGCAGACGGGCGTCAATGCCGTCACCCTGCGCGCCT of the Pseudomonas vanderleydeniana genome contains:
- a CDS encoding NAD(P)/FAD-dependent oxidoreductase — protein: MTVPIAIIGAGIAGLSAARALHDAGHAIELFDKSRGSGGRMSSKRSDAGSLDMGAQYFTARDRRFVNEVQRWQGQGWVAEWDPKLYTWQNGQLNLSPDEQTRWVGSPRMSAITRGLLGELHSHFSCRITEVFRGEQHWHLQDAEGGTHGPFSHVVIATPAPQATALLAAAPKLAGAAAGVQMEPTWAVALAFENALDTPMEGCFVQDSPLDWLARNRSKPGRDSHLDTWVLHATSSWSKQHLDLSKEAVIEQLHGAFAELLHITMPAPAFTLAHRWLYARPAGAREWGALADADLGLYVCGDWCMSGRVEGAWLSGQEAARRLLEHLA
- a CDS encoding TIGR01777 family oxidoreductase, encoding MHILLTGGTGLIGRRLCEHWLAQGHRLTVWSRRPEEVARLCGAQVRGVRHLEDLAGEPLDAVVNLAGAPIAERPWTHRRKALLWSSRIQLTETLLAWLEGLEQRPAVLISGSAVGWYGDGGERELTEDSPPVSEDFASQLCIAWEETALRAQALGMRVVLLRTGLVLAAEGGFLSRLLLPFKLCLGGPIGNGRQWMPWIHLRDQIALIDFLLHRSDASGPYNACAPKPVRNRDFARALGRVLRRPALIPLPGLVLRVGLGELSQLLLGGQRAMPKRLLAAGFEFQFTDLPAALDDLSGRL
- a CDS encoding YbgA family protein, whose translation is MSTPSPSSPKPKLAISACLMGDEVRYNGGHKESRLCSRILSEHFDFVPVCPEMAIGLGTPREPIRLVGDPAQPRAVGTVHPDNDVSQALLDYGTRMAGQLTDICGYIFMQKSPSCGLERVKVYQDHGRPAEHAGRGLFAAAFCALHPDLPVEEEGRLNDPVLRENFLIRVFAYADWQQLLAAGLSRRALTDFHSRHKYLLMAHNPMQYKVLGHLLGSMGKSDPNEVGPRYFSQLMAALKKCATRRTHTNVLQHLSGYLKHSLSTEDKQEMQQVIGQYRLGIIPLVVPLTLLKHHFRQHPDPYVGLQVYLQPHPENLSLRNSI
- a CDS encoding TIGR02450 family Trp-rich protein, which encodes MNRINPRKLLLSKWTAAHPQHREKHFLVTELFHDETGTLVLELELQAVLTRRNQRIPWQHLQDAERWRMGWQ
- the hemH gene encoding ferrochelatase: MTDHALLLVNLGSPASTSVADVRSYLNQFLMDPYVIDLPWPVRRLLVSLILIKRPEQSAHAYASIWWDEGSPLVVLSRRLQQRMTEQWRQGPVELAMRYGEPSIESTLARLAAQGIRKVTLAPLYPQFADSTVTTVIEEARRVVRERNLDVQFSILQPFYDQPEYIEALVASTRPHLEQGFDHLLLSFHGLPERHLTKLDPTGSHCLKDADCCRNASPAVLATCYRAQCLRTAAAFAEHMGLSEGQWSVSFQSRLGRAKWIEPYTEARLDELAKAGVKKLLVMCPAFVADCIETLEEIGDRGREQFIEAGGEELVLVPCLNDDPQWAAALNTLCERAPLAVKA